A region of Micromonospora sp. WMMD882 DNA encodes the following proteins:
- a CDS encoding GNAT family N-acetyltransferase, giving the protein MRAEHDRGVLAGLLGRDPVLHAYQLGDLDDVWWPFTTWWRGGDEVVLMFHGVVPATVVALARPERVGALAEVLVGAAPVLPARVHAHLSPGVAAAVGGVVRVGPVVAHRRLALTDPGRLAGVRPEGVALTVADLPELVALYAVAYPGNWFDPGMLAAGPYVGLRRGGELVAVAGVHVWSPGYGVAAVGNVATHPRWRGRGLAAAVLARLCGRLRASVGHVVLNVRADNAVALRLYGRLGFTVVAGYEETTLSAWGGSAAG; this is encoded by the coding sequence GTGCGGGCGGAGCATGACCGGGGGGTGTTGGCGGGTTTGTTGGGGCGGGATCCGGTGTTGCACGCGTACCAGTTGGGTGATCTTGATGATGTGTGGTGGCCGTTCACGACGTGGTGGCGGGGTGGGGACGAGGTGGTGTTGATGTTCCACGGGGTGGTTCCGGCGACGGTGGTGGCGTTGGCGCGGCCGGAGCGGGTGGGCGCGTTGGCGGAGGTGTTGGTGGGGGCGGCGCCGGTGTTGCCGGCGCGGGTGCACGCGCACCTGTCCCCCGGTGTGGCGGCGGCGGTGGGTGGGGTGGTGCGGGTGGGGCCGGTGGTGGCGCACCGGAGGTTGGCGTTGACGGATCCGGGCCGGTTGGCGGGGGTGCGGCCGGAGGGGGTGGCGTTGACGGTGGCGGATCTGCCGGAGTTGGTGGCGTTGTACGCGGTGGCGTATCCGGGTAACTGGTTCGATCCGGGGATGTTGGCGGCGGGGCCGTACGTGGGGTTGCGGCGCGGTGGGGAGCTGGTGGCGGTGGCGGGGGTGCACGTGTGGTCGCCGGGGTACGGGGTGGCGGCGGTGGGGAACGTGGCGACGCATCCGCGGTGGCGGGGGCGGGGGTTGGCGGCGGCGGTGCTGGCGCGGCTGTGTGGGCGGTTACGGGCGAGTGTGGGTCATGTGGTGTTGAACGTGCGGGCGGACAACGCGGTGGCGTTGCGGTTGTACGGGCGGTTGGGGTTCACGGTGGTGGCCGGGTACGAGGAGACGACGTTGTCGGCGTGGGGTGGGTCAGCGGCGGGGTGA
- the def gene encoding peptide deformylase — MTMRPIRIIGDPVLRTPCQPVTHFDDALRALVTDLMDTLLGAPGRAGVAAPQIGVDAQVFVYDADGHRGHLINPTLELSTELDHDDEGCLSIPGLYFPTPRARHATAHGFDQHGQPRTVTGTGFLARALQHETDHLAGTLYVDTLRGDTRRRALRDIRAGRYDSPRR, encoded by the coding sequence ATGACCATGCGCCCCATCCGGATCATCGGCGACCCCGTCCTGCGCACCCCCTGCCAACCGGTCACCCACTTCGACGACGCCCTACGCGCCCTGGTCACCGACCTGATGGACACCCTCCTCGGCGCCCCCGGCCGCGCCGGCGTCGCCGCCCCCCAGATCGGCGTCGACGCCCAGGTGTTCGTCTACGACGCCGACGGCCACCGCGGCCACCTGATCAACCCCACCCTCGAACTGTCCACCGAGCTCGACCACGACGACGAGGGCTGCCTGTCCATCCCCGGCCTGTACTTCCCGACCCCCCGCGCCCGCCACGCCACCGCCCACGGCTTCGACCAGCACGGCCAACCCCGCACCGTCACCGGCACCGGATTCCTCGCCCGCGCCCTGCAACACGAAACCGACCACCTCGCCGGCACCCTCTACGTCGACACCCTCCGCGGCGACACCCGCCGCCGCGCCCTGCGCGACATCCGCGCCGGCCGCTACGACTCACCCCGCCGCTGA
- a CDS encoding group 1 truncated hemoglobin, with protein MTVTEQTSPSHYERIGGAASVKTAVDLFYDRVLADPELAGYFSGVDMARQRRHLALMLTVVLGGPNEYAGRGLAEAHQPLGITVAHYQRVGAHLVDTLTQLGVPADVLDHVGVVLAQVQDQVVAAGNRPGV; from the coding sequence GTGACGGTTACCGAGCAGACCTCCCCCTCGCACTACGAACGTATCGGGGGCGCGGCCTCCGTGAAGACCGCGGTCGACCTGTTCTACGACCGGGTCCTGGCCGACCCGGAGCTGGCCGGCTACTTCTCCGGCGTGGACATGGCGCGGCAGCGCCGGCACCTGGCGTTGATGCTGACGGTGGTGCTGGGCGGTCCGAACGAGTACGCCGGTCGGGGGTTGGCCGAGGCGCACCAGCCGTTGGGTATCACCGTCGCGCACTACCAGCGCGTCGGGGCGCACCTGGTGGACACGCTCACCCAGTTGGGGGTGCCGGCGGACGTGCTGGACCACGTGGGCGTGGTGCTGGCGCAGGTGCAGGACCAGGTGGTGGCCGCCGGGAACCGTCCGGGCGTCTGA
- a CDS encoding cell division protein DivIVA → MSATPMSGYDGVQVTPQVRMTADRVRRWEFSSASFTRRGYDHQDVDRFRMQVADELDLLAAQLATLRAENERLTDRVELHRHGVIPNAGPAAPAAKEVNLLSAAQREAEQIIAQAHDYARRVAEYARMQYDSYLQAAAEEARQEAERAVQDYRRAAGPQFDDSVATREALRIYGEMMIAHMQSAARQLDDGSDHLARTMQRLAAGQAPPGGQPPAVGHGGPPGGQQPAALPRQYHPQR, encoded by the coding sequence GTGAGCGCGACCCCGATGAGCGGCTACGACGGCGTGCAGGTGACGCCGCAGGTGCGGATGACCGCCGACCGGGTGCGCCGGTGGGAGTTCTCCTCGGCGTCGTTCACCCGCCGCGGCTACGACCACCAGGACGTGGACCGGTTCCGGATGCAGGTGGCCGACGAGCTGGATCTGCTGGCCGCGCAGTTGGCGACCCTGCGGGCGGAGAACGAGCGGCTCACCGATCGGGTGGAGCTGCACCGGCACGGGGTGATCCCGAACGCCGGTCCGGCGGCGCCGGCGGCGAAGGAGGTGAACCTGCTGTCGGCCGCGCAGCGGGAGGCGGAGCAGATCATCGCCCAGGCGCACGACTACGCGCGTCGGGTCGCCGAGTACGCGCGGATGCAGTACGACAGCTATCTGCAGGCGGCGGCGGAGGAGGCCCGGCAGGAGGCGGAGCGGGCGGTGCAGGACTACCGCCGTGCCGCCGGGCCGCAGTTCGACGACTCGGTGGCCACCCGGGAGGCGTTGCGCATCTACGGCGAGATGATGATCGCGCACATGCAGTCGGCGGCGCGGCAGCTCGACGACGGCAGCGACCATTTGGCGCGGACGATGCAGCGGCTGGCCGCCGGGCAGGCTCCGCCGGGCGGCCAGCCGCCGGCGGTGGGGCACGGCGGGCCGCCGGGCGGGCAGCAGCCGGCGGCGCTGCCCCGCCAGTACCACCCGCAGCGGTGA
- a CDS encoding chorismate-binding protein: MRQHEPVGVETLPQRLIDAPAAPTHCRPHLVERARLQWHTTDGGDPARLAQDFLTAHGLPVTDLARPAHHHPTGVCGASLYLSAAAGAHLTGAPPGPPTPVPTLPDLVVIVYHHGRPPIPPADPPPRPWRLGPWQPSWTPTAHAAAVDTVRAAIGRGDVYQVNLVGHATAPHTGDPLPALTRLGALPGARYGGTLHGDGWAIGCASPETLVAVHAGRAVTRPIKGTRPATGQGHRDLLASAKERAEHIMIVDLERHDLGRIARTGTVHVDELFTVRRWCDLWQAESSISAAVADGLGLADLLRAVCPGGSVTGAPKIAALRHIAAAEPVGRGASMGALGWIGAGHLDLGLTIRTAAADPHRLHLWAGGGITWDSDPTAEVAEAAAKAAPLRAALTGH; this comes from the coding sequence ATGAGGCAGCATGAGCCGGTCGGCGTGGAAACGCTCCCACAGCGGCTGATCGACGCCCCCGCCGCCCCCACCCACTGCCGACCCCACCTCGTCGAGCGGGCCCGACTCCAGTGGCACACCACCGACGGCGGCGACCCCGCCCGCCTCGCCCAGGACTTCCTCACCGCCCACGGCCTGCCCGTCACCGACCTCGCCCGCCCCGCCCACCACCACCCCACCGGCGTCTGCGGCGCGTCCCTGTATCTCTCCGCCGCCGCCGGCGCCCACCTGACCGGCGCCCCACCCGGCCCACCCACACCCGTACCCACGCTGCCCGACCTCGTCGTGATCGTCTACCACCACGGCCGACCCCCCATCCCACCGGCCGACCCGCCGCCCCGCCCGTGGCGGCTCGGCCCCTGGCAGCCCAGCTGGACCCCCACCGCGCACGCCGCCGCCGTCGACACCGTCCGCGCCGCCATCGGCCGCGGCGACGTCTACCAGGTCAACCTCGTCGGACACGCCACCGCACCACACACCGGCGACCCCCTGCCCGCCCTCACCCGCCTCGGCGCGCTGCCCGGCGCCCGCTACGGCGGCACCCTGCACGGCGACGGCTGGGCCATCGGCTGCGCCTCCCCGGAAACCCTCGTCGCCGTCCACGCCGGCCGCGCCGTCACCCGCCCCATCAAAGGCACCCGCCCCGCCACCGGCCAGGGCCACCGCGACCTGCTCGCCTCCGCGAAGGAACGCGCCGAACACATCATGATCGTCGACCTGGAACGCCACGACCTCGGCCGCATCGCCCGCACCGGCACCGTCCACGTCGACGAGCTGTTCACCGTCCGCCGCTGGTGCGACCTGTGGCAGGCCGAATCCAGCATCTCCGCCGCCGTCGCCGACGGCCTCGGCCTGGCCGACCTGCTACGCGCCGTCTGCCCCGGCGGCTCCGTCACCGGCGCCCCCAAAATCGCCGCCCTACGCCACATCGCCGCCGCCGAACCCGTCGGCCGGGGCGCCAGCATGGGCGCCCTCGGCTGGATCGGCGCCGGCCACCTCGACCTCGGCCTGACCATCCGCACCGCCGCCGCCGACCCCCACCGGCTGCACCTGTGGGCCGGCGGCGGCATCACCTGGGACAGCGACCCCACCGCCGAGGTCGCCGAAGCCGCCGCCAAAGCCGCCCCGCTACGCGCCGCCCTCACCGGCCACTGA
- the gcvP gene encoding aminomethyl-transferring glycine dehydrogenase, with protein MTAAPFAARHIGPDPDSERRMLEAVGYGSVEELMDAAIPEVIRWHGGLDLPAAATEQEAVAELRALAARNTVAVSMIGLGYHGTHTPAVIRRNVLENPAWYTAYTPYQPEISQGRLEALLNFQTMVTDLTGLATANASMLDEATAAAEAMTLARRAARATSNVYVVDADTLPQTLAVIVGRAEPLGIDVRVLDVDVDDLPEQFFGLHLQYPGAGGAVRDHARLVEAAHAVGALVTVAADLLALTLLRPPGEIGADVAAGTTQRFGVPMGFGGPHAGYLAVRAGLERMLPGRLVGVSRDAAGDPAYRLALQTREQHIRREKATSNICTAQVLLAVMAGMYAVYHGPDGLREIARRTHAMAARLAAGLRAGGVDVAHVAFFDTVTAWAPGRAAAVVAAAGERGVNLRLVDADRVGVSCDETTTEAHLGAVWAAFGVDAPPAGQQPPDALPAGLVRDSDFLTHPVFHRHRSETAMLRYLRRLADADYALDRGMIPLGSCTMKLNATTEMEPVSWPEFAHLHPFAPAEQTAGYRELIAQLERWLAEVTGYDAVSVQPNAGSQGELAGLLAIRSYHRSRGQGHRDVCLIPSSAHGTNAASAVMAGMRVVVVGCDADGDVDLADLDAKIDQHRADLAAIMVTYPSTHGVYESGIAGLCARVHDAGGQVYVDGANLNALVGYAKPGRFGADVSHLNLHKTFCIPHGGGGPGVGPVAVRAHLAPFLPGDSLAGPDRDRPAVSAARYGSAGILPIPWAYLRMMGADGLTRATGTAVLAANYVAARLRAHYPVLYAGNKGLVAHECVLDLRPLTKATGVSVDDVAKRLVDYGFHAPTMSFPVAGTLMVEPTESEDLAELDRFCAAMIAIRAEIDKVASGQWPAGDNPLRNAPHTAAMVSADEWPHPYPRSVGGYPDGVDRAGKYWPPVRRVDGAYGDRNLVCACPPPEAFAG; from the coding sequence ATGACCGCAGCACCGTTCGCCGCCCGCCACATCGGCCCCGATCCGGACAGCGAGCGCCGGATGCTGGAGGCGGTGGGCTACGGCTCCGTCGAGGAGCTGATGGACGCGGCGATCCCCGAGGTGATCCGCTGGCACGGCGGCCTGGACCTGCCGGCGGCGGCCACCGAGCAGGAGGCGGTCGCCGAGCTGCGGGCCCTGGCCGCCCGCAACACCGTGGCCGTGTCGATGATCGGTCTGGGCTACCACGGCACGCACACCCCGGCGGTGATCCGCCGCAACGTGCTGGAGAACCCGGCCTGGTACACCGCGTACACCCCGTACCAGCCGGAGATCAGCCAGGGCCGGCTGGAGGCGCTGCTGAACTTCCAGACGATGGTCACCGACCTGACCGGTCTGGCCACCGCCAACGCGTCGATGCTCGACGAGGCCACCGCCGCGGCGGAGGCGATGACCCTGGCCCGGCGGGCCGCCAGGGCGACGAGCAACGTGTACGTCGTCGACGCGGACACCCTGCCGCAGACCCTGGCGGTGATCGTCGGTCGGGCCGAGCCGCTCGGCATCGACGTGCGGGTCCTCGACGTCGACGTCGACGATCTGCCGGAGCAGTTCTTCGGTCTGCACCTGCAGTACCCGGGCGCGGGTGGGGCGGTACGCGACCATGCCCGGCTGGTCGAGGCGGCACACGCGGTGGGCGCCCTGGTGACCGTCGCGGCGGACCTGCTGGCGTTGACGCTGCTGCGTCCGCCGGGTGAGATCGGCGCGGACGTGGCCGCCGGCACCACCCAGCGGTTCGGGGTGCCGATGGGGTTCGGCGGCCCGCACGCCGGCTACCTGGCGGTGCGGGCGGGCCTGGAGCGGATGCTGCCGGGCCGGCTGGTCGGGGTGTCCCGGGACGCCGCCGGCGACCCGGCGTACCGGTTGGCCCTGCAGACCCGTGAGCAGCACATCCGCCGGGAGAAGGCGACCAGCAACATCTGCACCGCGCAGGTGCTGCTGGCGGTGATGGCCGGCATGTACGCCGTCTACCACGGCCCGGACGGGCTGCGGGAGATCGCCCGCCGCACGCACGCCATGGCGGCGCGGCTGGCGGCCGGGTTGCGGGCCGGCGGGGTCGACGTGGCGCACGTGGCGTTCTTCGACACGGTGACCGCGTGGGCGCCGGGCCGGGCCGCCGCGGTGGTCGCGGCGGCGGGGGAGCGGGGGGTGAACCTGCGGCTGGTCGACGCCGACCGGGTCGGGGTGTCCTGCGACGAGACGACCACCGAGGCGCACCTGGGGGCGGTGTGGGCGGCGTTCGGGGTCGACGCGCCGCCGGCCGGGCAGCAGCCGCCGGACGCGCTGCCGGCCGGCCTGGTCCGCGACAGCGACTTCCTGACCCATCCGGTGTTCCACCGGCACCGCTCGGAGACGGCGATGCTGCGGTACCTGCGGCGGCTGGCCGACGCCGACTACGCGCTGGACCGGGGCATGATTCCGCTCGGGTCGTGCACGATGAAGCTGAACGCCACCACCGAGATGGAGCCGGTGTCCTGGCCGGAGTTCGCGCACCTGCACCCGTTCGCGCCGGCGGAGCAGACCGCCGGCTACCGGGAGCTGATCGCCCAACTGGAGCGTTGGCTGGCCGAGGTGACCGGCTACGACGCGGTGAGCGTACAACCCAACGCCGGCTCACAGGGGGAGCTGGCCGGTCTGCTGGCGATCCGCTCGTACCACCGCAGCCGCGGGCAGGGTCACCGTGACGTGTGTCTGATCCCGTCGTCGGCGCACGGCACCAACGCCGCGTCCGCGGTGATGGCGGGCATGCGGGTGGTGGTGGTCGGCTGCGACGCCGACGGTGACGTCGACCTGGCCGACCTGGACGCCAAGATCGACCAGCACCGGGCGGACCTGGCGGCGATCATGGTGACGTACCCGTCGACGCACGGCGTGTACGAGAGCGGCATCGCCGGGTTGTGCGCGAGGGTCCACGACGCCGGCGGCCAGGTGTACGTCGACGGCGCTAACCTCAACGCCCTGGTCGGCTACGCCAAACCGGGCCGGTTCGGGGCGGACGTGTCGCACCTGAACCTGCACAAGACGTTCTGCATCCCGCACGGCGGGGGCGGCCCCGGGGTGGGGCCGGTGGCGGTGCGGGCGCACCTGGCGCCGTTCCTGCCGGGGGACTCCCTGGCCGGCCCGGACCGCGACCGGCCGGCGGTGTCGGCGGCCCGGTACGGGTCGGCCGGGATCCTGCCGATCCCGTGGGCGTACCTGCGGATGATGGGCGCCGACGGCCTGACCCGGGCCACCGGCACGGCGGTGCTCGCGGCGAACTACGTGGCGGCCCGGCTGCGCGCCCACTACCCGGTGCTGTACGCCGGCAACAAGGGCCTGGTGGCGCACGAGTGCGTCCTGGACCTGCGGCCCCTGACGAAGGCGACCGGGGTCAGCGTCGACGACGTGGCGAAACGACTCGTCGACTACGGCTTCCACGCCCCGACGATGTCGTTCCCGGTGGCCGGCACCCTGATGGTGGAGCCCACCGAGAGCGAGGACCTCGCCGAGCTGGACCGCTTCTGCGCGGCGATGATCGCCATCCGCGCCGAGATCGACAAGGTCGCCTCGGGGCAGTGGCCGGCGGGGGACAACCCGCTGCGCAACGCCCCGCACACCGCGGCGATGGTGTCGGCCGACGAGTGGCCGCACCCGTACCCGCGGTCGGTGGGCGGCTACCCCGACGGCGTGGACCGCGCCGGCAAGTACTGGCCGCCGGTGCGTCGCGTCGACGGCGCGTACGGCGACCGGAACCTGGTGTGCGCGTGCCCGCCACCGGAGGCGTTCGCCGGGTGA
- a CDS encoding TetR/AcrR family transcriptional regulator, with product MTTEYSGTGDPARSLALLWRTRERPHRKGRTDLTVDRIVHAAITLADTDGLPALSMRRVAEHLGVGTMSLYTHIPGKGELLDVMLDTVHGEPDPEPTPPDADWRARLAAIARNAWARYLRHPWLLQVATTRPPLGPHVIARYEHDLRAVDGLGLTDLEMDAVVTLVHGYVHGAVRGAVEAAQAARHTGMTDDQWWHAHAPYLEKVLDARRWPTAARVGAAAGQEYGAATDPTRAFTFGLDRILDGVTTLVAARRPTPPPNATDD from the coding sequence ATGACCACCGAGTACAGCGGCACCGGCGACCCCGCCCGCAGCCTCGCCCTGCTCTGGCGCACCCGCGAACGCCCCCACCGCAAAGGCCGCACCGACCTCACCGTCGACCGCATCGTCCACGCCGCCATCACCCTCGCCGACACCGACGGCCTGCCGGCCCTGTCCATGCGCCGCGTCGCCGAACACCTCGGCGTCGGCACCATGAGCCTCTACACCCACATCCCCGGCAAAGGCGAACTCCTCGACGTCATGCTCGACACCGTCCACGGCGAACCCGACCCCGAACCCACCCCACCCGACGCCGACTGGCGCGCCCGACTGGCCGCCATCGCCCGCAACGCCTGGGCCCGCTACCTACGCCACCCCTGGCTGCTGCAGGTCGCCACCACCCGCCCACCCCTGGGCCCCCACGTCATCGCCCGCTACGAACACGACCTACGCGCCGTCGACGGCCTCGGCCTCACCGACCTCGAAATGGACGCCGTCGTCACCCTCGTCCACGGCTACGTCCACGGCGCCGTCCGCGGCGCCGTCGAAGCCGCCCAGGCCGCCCGCCACACCGGCATGACCGACGACCAGTGGTGGCACGCCCACGCCCCCTACCTGGAAAAAGTCCTCGACGCCCGACGCTGGCCCACCGCCGCCCGCGTCGGCGCCGCCGCCGGCCAGGAATACGGCGCCGCCACCGACCCCACCCGCGCCTTCACCTTCGGCCTCGACCGTATCCTCGACGGCGTCACCACCCTCGTCGCCGCCCGCCGACCCACCCCGCCACCCAACGCCACCGACGACTAA
- a CDS encoding globin domain-containing protein encodes MDVARLKQSWHQVAAYGDQVPLYFYSALFLSHPETRQMFPTNMAGQRDRLVTALGHIVSHVDQVDRLTGFLGDLGADHRKFAVRPEHYPAVGEALLATLRHFLGDRWTDELARDWAGAYGLVSQVMIEAAQAAEQVHPPWWVAEIVGHERRTFDVAVLTVRPQYLLPFVAGQSIGVSHPAVRAWRYYSPANAPRPDGTLELHVRAAPGGVVSSRLVYGCAVGDHIHLAAPVGERLTLWPAGGADLLLLAAGTGWAPVRALVEQVAAEGARRRVDLYVGARSRTEFYDTEMIDKLAATYPWLTVTYVVGVDPRRPGEVVQVVDRALADGDWRSRHVYVCGSDEMVGRAAQTLAAAGYHAGQVHHEGLGRHWYGPAWRTAVDASPAGDESGGAR; translated from the coding sequence GTGGACGTCGCGCGGCTCAAGCAGAGCTGGCATCAGGTCGCGGCGTACGGTGACCAGGTTCCGCTCTATTTCTATTCGGCGTTGTTCCTGTCCCATCCGGAGACCCGGCAGATGTTCCCCACGAACATGGCCGGGCAGCGGGACCGGCTGGTCACGGCGCTGGGGCACATCGTGTCCCACGTGGACCAGGTCGACCGGCTGACGGGGTTCCTGGGGGATCTGGGCGCGGACCACCGCAAGTTCGCGGTGCGGCCGGAGCACTATCCCGCGGTGGGGGAGGCGTTGCTGGCGACGCTGCGGCACTTCCTCGGTGACCGGTGGACCGACGAGCTGGCCCGGGACTGGGCCGGCGCGTACGGGCTGGTGTCGCAGGTGATGATCGAGGCGGCGCAGGCCGCGGAGCAGGTCCACCCGCCGTGGTGGGTGGCGGAGATCGTCGGGCACGAGCGGCGCACGTTCGACGTGGCGGTGCTGACGGTGCGCCCGCAGTACCTGCTGCCGTTCGTCGCGGGCCAGTCGATCGGGGTGTCGCATCCGGCGGTGCGGGCGTGGCGGTACTACTCGCCGGCGAACGCGCCCCGCCCGGACGGCACCCTGGAGTTGCACGTGCGGGCGGCGCCCGGCGGGGTGGTCAGCTCCCGCCTGGTGTACGGGTGCGCGGTGGGCGACCACATCCATCTGGCGGCGCCGGTGGGGGAGCGGTTGACCCTGTGGCCGGCCGGCGGCGCGGATCTGCTGCTGTTGGCCGCCGGCACCGGGTGGGCGCCGGTGCGGGCGCTGGTGGAGCAGGTGGCGGCGGAGGGCGCCCGACGGCGGGTCGACCTGTACGTGGGGGCGCGGTCACGGACGGAGTTCTACGACACCGAGATGATCGACAAGTTGGCCGCGACGTACCCGTGGTTGACGGTGACGTACGTGGTGGGCGTGGATCCGCGGCGTCCGGGGGAGGTCGTGCAGGTGGTGGACCGGGCGTTGGCCGACGGTGACTGGCGGTCCCGGCACGTGTACGTGTGCGGTTCCGACGAGATGGTGGGCCGGGCGGCGCAGACGTTGGCGGCGGCGGGCTACCACGCCGGTCAGGTGCACCATGAGGGGCTGGGCCGGCACTGGTACGGCCCGGCGTGGCGGACGGCGGTGGATGCTTCCCCGGCGGGAGACGAGTCCGGAGGTGCCCGGTGA
- a CDS encoding NAD-dependent protein deacetylase, with protein MTEQVDALAALVAGGQVVVLSGAGLSTESGIPDYRGPSGVARRHAPMTYQTFTGDPSARRRYWARSHLGWRLVARAAPNDGHRAVARLQRAGLVDSVITQNVDGLHTAAGSPRVVELHGRLDEVVCLGCGARGGREELDGRLRRANPGFDATVTAVNPDGDVDLTDDEVARFRPVDCASCGTGMLKPDVVFFGESVPATRVARCFDLVGSARLLLVLGSSLTVMSGRRFVTYAARRGIPVVIVNQGVTRGDGYATFTVDAPLGRLLPALADRVTAAGALTAP; from the coding sequence GTGACGGAGCAGGTCGACGCCCTCGCCGCGCTGGTGGCCGGCGGTCAGGTGGTGGTGCTCAGCGGGGCCGGGTTGTCCACCGAGTCGGGCATCCCGGACTACCGGGGGCCGAGCGGGGTGGCGCGCCGGCACGCTCCGATGACGTACCAGACGTTCACCGGTGACCCGTCGGCGCGTCGGCGCTACTGGGCGCGCAGTCATCTGGGGTGGCGGCTGGTGGCGCGGGCGGCGCCGAACGACGGGCACCGGGCGGTGGCCCGTCTGCAGCGGGCCGGGCTGGTGGATTCGGTGATCACCCAGAACGTCGACGGGTTGCACACGGCGGCGGGCAGCCCGCGGGTGGTGGAGCTGCACGGCCGTCTCGACGAGGTGGTGTGTCTGGGGTGTGGCGCGCGCGGCGGCCGGGAGGAGCTGGACGGGCGGTTGCGGCGGGCCAACCCGGGGTTCGACGCGACGGTCACCGCCGTCAACCCGGACGGTGACGTGGATCTCACCGACGACGAGGTGGCCCGGTTCCGGCCGGTGGACTGCGCGTCCTGCGGCACGGGCATGCTGAAACCGGACGTGGTGTTCTTCGGCGAGTCTGTTCCGGCGACCCGGGTGGCCCGGTGTTTCGACCTGGTGGGCTCGGCGCGGCTGCTGCTGGTGCTGGGGTCGTCGTTGACGGTGATGTCGGGTCGCCGGTTCGTCACGTACGCGGCCAGACGCGGCATCCCGGTGGTGATCGTCAACCAGGGGGTCACCCGGGGCGACGGGTACGCGACGTTCACCGTGGACGCGCCGCTGGGCCGGCTGCTGCCGGCCCTGGCCGACCGGGTCACCGCCGCGGGCGCCCTGACCGCCCCGTAG
- a CDS encoding DUF5999 family protein, which translates to MCQHQPTCPSAEATDREAARVLACFPEQGWSLLCNGVIVFEDTGELLPDGRTIAPHRGPARHVLVA; encoded by the coding sequence ATGTGCCAGCACCAACCCACCTGTCCCTCCGCTGAGGCGACCGACCGGGAAGCCGCCCGTGTCCTCGCCTGTTTCCCCGAGCAGGGCTGGAGCCTGCTCTGCAACGGGGTGATCGTGTTCGAGGACACCGGCGAGCTGCTTCCCGACGGCCGCACCATCGCCCCGCACCGTGGGCCGGCCCGGCACGTCCTCGTCGCCTGA
- the pip gene encoding prolyl aminopeptidase: protein MVVGRVRGGPGEGVVVYPQMRAHAGGMLDVGDGQRVFWQVGGNPDGKPAVVVHGGPGSGCSPGWARFFDPARYRIVFLDQRGCGRSTPGAGDPGVDLSTNTTGRLVADLERLREHLGVRRWLVLGASWGSTLALAYAQRHPDRVSELVLFSVTLGERRDVEWILRDMGRVFPEQWARFRAGAPVADRDGCLADAYARLLVDPDPVVRERAARRWCAWEDTHVATVPGRGPDPRFADAGFRMVFARLVTHYWRHGCFLDEGQLLRGASRLAGIAGVLVHGRWDVSTPLEGAWRLARAWPEARLVVVEAAGHGSGGPGMAEAVVAAVDGFAGG, encoded by the coding sequence ATGGTGGTGGGTCGTGTTCGTGGTGGACCGGGTGAGGGGGTCGTGGTGTATCCACAGATGCGGGCGCATGCCGGGGGGATGCTCGACGTCGGTGACGGTCAGCGGGTGTTCTGGCAGGTGGGTGGGAATCCGGACGGTAAGCCGGCGGTGGTGGTGCATGGTGGTCCGGGGTCGGGGTGTTCGCCGGGGTGGGCGCGGTTCTTCGATCCGGCCCGGTACCGGATCGTGTTCCTGGATCAGCGGGGGTGTGGGCGGTCCACGCCGGGCGCCGGGGATCCGGGGGTGGATCTGTCGACGAACACGACGGGTCGTCTGGTGGCGGATCTGGAGCGGCTGCGGGAGCACCTGGGGGTGCGGCGGTGGTTGGTGTTGGGGGCGTCGTGGGGCAGCACGTTGGCGTTGGCGTACGCGCAGCGGCATCCGGATCGGGTGTCGGAGCTGGTGTTGTTCAGTGTGACGTTGGGTGAGCGGCGGGACGTGGAGTGGATCCTGCGGGACATGGGGCGGGTGTTTCCGGAGCAGTGGGCGCGGTTTCGGGCGGGGGCGCCGGTGGCGGACCGGGACGGTTGTCTGGCCGACGCGTACGCGCGGTTGCTGGTGGATCCGGATCCGGTGGTGCGGGAGCGGGCGGCCCGGCGGTGGTGCGCGTGGGAGGACACGCATGTGGCGACGGTGCCGGGACGGGGGCCGGATCCTCGGTTCGCTGACGCGGGGTTCCGGATGGTGTTCGCGCGGTTGGTGACGCACTACTGGCGGCACGGGTGTTTTCTCGACGAGGGGCAGTTGTTGCGGGGGGCGTCGCGGTTGGCGGGGATTGCGGGGGTGCTGGTGCACGGCCGGTGGGACGTGTCCACTCCGTTGGAGGGGGCGTGGCGGTTGGCGCGGGCGTGGCCGGAGGCGCGGTTGGTGGTGGTGGAGGCGGCCGGGCACGGCTCGGGTGGGCCGGGGATGGCCGAGGCGGTGGTAGCCGCGGTGGACGGGTTCGCCGGGGGGTGA